Genomic DNA from Desulfuromonas versatilis:
CCAGGGGTGTCCAGGTTTCTCCCGCGTTGCTGGTTTTAAAAATGATCCCGCTGTTGCCCACGGCATATCCGGTCAGAGCATCCTGGGGGAAATGCACCGCATTGAACGTGTCCGGAGGGTTCAGATATTTCATTACCCAAGGGGTCGCTCCTCCGTCGGTGGTTTTGTAGATCCGCCCGCTGCGGGCAACAACATGCCCCTGGGTGACGCTGGTCATATAGACATCGGAAATGGCGCCCGCCCCGGGCGGATTGGGGGTATACCAGCCGGTCTGGTTGGTGATGGTGGACCCGGCATTGGTGATTTTCACGATCGCGCCCCCGGTCCCCACCACGAAGCCAGTCTGGTCGTCCACCGGAAAATGCACCGCATACAGGGTGGAATAGACGCCATAGCTGAGAATCCTCCAGGGGGTCGCGCCGCCATCGGTGGTCTTCAGAATAAGCCCCCCACCGCCTACCGCATAGCCGACCTGGTCGTTTCCCGGGAGGGGAAACTGGACGTCGTTGATATCCGGGACAATCAGCGGAACGGGAATCCCCGCCCCCGCCCAGTCGATGCTCTGCGGAATCCAGGCGGCTCGGGCAGGCAGCGCCAGAAAGAGCAGAAAAAACCCGCAGACCGCCAGGCTCCTTAAGGGGGCCGGCACTTTCGGGATTCTTCCACGATCACTCAAACCCATACGCCTCGACATCCTAAAACTCACCGACGACCCTTACCCGTCGACCAGGCCCCCTACTGGAGCACCACCTCGTAGGTCAGAGCCCAGACTCGGTTATTCCCCACATTCAGCACCGCATTCCCCGGCAGGCCGACCTCGATGGTCGCTCCAGAAATCCCGGCCACATCGGTCGAGTTGATGGCGTCGCCGACAACGGTGGTCGCGTTAGCAAACAGGGTGGTCTCTTCGGCGGGAGTCAGCGGCACTCCCCCGAAGGAACTTGTGTTCATGGTGCCGACCCTGAGGGTCCCAGGCACGTAACCGAAGGCCGGGTCGAGGACATCGACAAAGCGCACATCGTTGGTGGCGCTCTGGTCGCTGAACAGGTAGACCATAAACTTGATGCGGGTCCCCTTCGGCAGGCGGATGCCGTGGGGGATCCAGGTGCCGCCCTGGTCGAAAGCCTGTTTGGTGAGGGACACGGCGGCATTGCCGTCGATCAGTTTGATGGTGTCCCCGCCCTTGCCCACCGCATAGGCGAAGGTGCCCGGAGCCACTACGGACAAGCCCTGCAGGTCTTTCTTGGTGATCACCCCCGACTGCGGGGACAGGCTCCAGGTCGAGCCGCCGTCGCCGGTCTGGATGATGGTCCCCTTGCCGCCCACCGCGTAGCCGATGCCGCCGCCGGCCGAAAAATCGACGGCATTCAGGTCATCTCCCGTAGGTGAGGCGACCGGACTCCAGGTTTTGCCGTTGCTGGTGCGATAAATCATCCCGCCATCGCCGACGGCGATGGCCTGCTTGTCGGTCAGCATGGCGATGGAGTAGAAACTGAACAACCCGCCGGGCCCCTGGTTTTCCCAGGTCGCCCCGCCGTCTTCGGTGCGCAGAATCGTCCCGCTGGCACCGACCGTGTAGCCGATGTCATCCGTGTGAATGCCGTTGCCGTCGTTGTAGAAAAACACATCGTACAGTTTGACGGTCGCTCCGGTGGTGTTGAGCTCGCTCCAGTTTGCGCCCCCGTCCGTGGTCCGTAAAAAATTCCCCCCGCCGCCAACCGCATAGCCGATCTGGCTGTTTACAGGCAGGGCGGGATTGGGGAAATGCACCGCCATCAGCTGATTGCTGCCTGGGGTGGCAGGAGAAATGGTCGGCCCCCCGGAGGCATTGGTAATTTTGGTAATCAGCCCGCCGTTACCCACGGCAAACCCTGTGTTGTTGTTAAT
This window encodes:
- a CDS encoding WD40/YVTN/BNR-like repeat-containing protein — its product is MKKNELSLPKPTGLPRILAQCLLAAVLWGIPSSLWAVWIPIPTPYGDHLNAVHFPVSDQVGFVAADAGFMFRTTNGGASWTYIGYAGASLNGIHFINNNTGFAVGNGGLITKITNASGGPTISPATPGSNQLMAVHFPNPALPVNSQIGYAVGGGGNFLRTTDGGANWSELNTTGATVKLYDVFFYNDGNGIHTDDIGYTVGASGTILRTEDGGATWENQGPGGLFSFYSIAMLTDKQAIAVGDGGMIYRTSNGKTWSPVASPTGDDLNAVDFSAGGGIGYAVGGKGTIIQTGDGGSTWSLSPQSGVITKKDLQGLSVVAPGTFAYAVGKGGDTIKLIDGNAAVSLTKQAFDQGGTWIPHGIRLPKGTRIKFMVYLFSDQSATNDVRFVDVLDPAFGYVPGTLRVGTMNTSSFGGVPLTPAEETTLFANATTVVGDAINSTDVAGISGATIEVGLPGNAVLNVGNNRVWALTYEVVLQ